The DNA sequence TGCGCACTGTGTGGCGGGCACCGAGGGCGTCGGGTTCCACCCGAACTTCGCGCCCGCCGTCGCCTCCGGCGCGATCGACGCGGTCTTCGACAAGGGCGCCTACGCGGCGGCGTACAGCGGTTTCGAGGGCGTCGACGAGCACGGCGTACCGCTCGCCCAGTGGCTGCGCGCGCGCGAGGTGACCGAGGTGGACGTGGTGGGCATCGCCACCGACCACTGTGTGCGGGCCACGGCGCTGGACGCGCGCCGCGAGGGGTTCGCGGCACATGTCCTGCTGGACCTGACCGCGGGCGTCTCCGCGGGCACGACCGAGCGCGCCCTGGAGGAGCTGCGGGCGGCCGGGGTGGAGCTCAGCGGGAAGCCGGTCGTCTGACGGCGTGGGAGGCGCTCTGAGCGCCTCCCACCGCCTTCGGGGCCCCGGACCTAGGAGGCCGGGGCCGCCGGCCTGAGAAGGGCGGCGATCGGGTGCCAGAGCTCCCCTCCGCGGTCCGGCGCGGTGCGCCAGACCAGCCCGTCGGGGTGGTGCAGCACCGCCGTCACCTCGTCGGGTGTCGGCGGCGCGATGTTGCCGCGCAGGTAGACGGCGCGGAGCCCGAGATTGCGCAGCCTGGTCAGGGCGCGCTGGCGGTTCGCGGCATGT is a window from the Streptomyces luomodiensis genome containing:
- a CDS encoding isochorismatase family protein — encoded protein: MHRALIVVDIQNDFCEGGSLAVTGGADVAAAITDLIGEATPGYRHIVATRDRHIDPGDHFSDRPDYRHSWPAHCVAGTEGVGFHPNFAPAVASGAIDAVFDKGAYAAAYSGFEGVDEHGVPLAQWLRAREVTEVDVVGIATDHCVRATALDARREGFAAHVLLDLTAGVSAGTTERALEELRAAGVELSGKPVV